A single genomic interval of Nonomuraea rubra harbors:
- a CDS encoding sugar phosphate isomerase/epimerase family protein: protein MTRPISVQLYTVRDELAADRDSVLRRIAEIGYRAVEPYDPTADPEGFRRVADDLGLTVSGTHAYALLSQEPSKVFDAIATVGTDKVIIPGGIAEEEFTTRDGLARTADLLNTLGEQAAAYGMRIGYHNHWWEIEPRVDGRHAIEVLADLLAPQVFLEIDTYWAAVGGADVPALLGRLSERIDALHVKDGPGVKGEPHVAVGAGVMPVPAILAAAPGAWRIVELDECATDIFAALADSHAYLTSLEGS, encoded by the coding sequence ATGACCCGACCGATCAGTGTCCAGCTCTACACCGTCAGAGACGAGTTGGCCGCCGACCGCGACTCCGTGCTGAGACGGATCGCGGAGATCGGATACCGGGCCGTCGAGCCCTACGACCCCACGGCCGACCCGGAGGGCTTCCGCCGGGTCGCCGACGACCTCGGGCTCACCGTGTCGGGCACGCACGCGTACGCGCTGCTCAGCCAGGAGCCCTCGAAGGTCTTCGACGCGATCGCCACGGTCGGGACCGACAAGGTGATCATCCCGGGCGGCATCGCCGAGGAGGAGTTCACCACCCGCGACGGCCTCGCGCGCACGGCCGACCTGCTCAACACCCTGGGCGAGCAGGCCGCCGCGTACGGGATGCGGATCGGCTACCACAACCACTGGTGGGAGATCGAGCCGCGGGTGGACGGCAGGCACGCCATCGAGGTGCTGGCAGACCTGCTCGCCCCGCAGGTGTTCCTGGAGATCGACACCTACTGGGCTGCCGTGGGCGGCGCCGACGTGCCCGCCCTGCTCGGCCGCCTGTCGGAGCGGATCGACGCGCTGCACGTCAAGGACGGCCCGGGGGTCAAGGGCGAGCCGCACGTCGCGGTGGGCGCGGGCGTGATGCCCGTGCCCGCGATCCTCGCCGCCGCCCCCGGCGCGTGGCGCATCGTCGAGCTCGACGAGTGCGCGACCGACATCTTCGCCGCCCTCGCGGACAGCCACGCCTACCTCACCTCCTTGGAGGGCTCTTGA
- a CDS encoding Gfo/Idh/MocA family protein — protein MSNGPVGVAIVGAGVISGQYLRNLNSFPDVRVVAVADLDTDRAATVAREHDVRVSGTLGAVLSLAEVELVVNLTIPAAHAAVALESLRAGKHVYGEKPLAMNLDEAAKVMSEAESRGLRVGGAPDTFLGAGLQSAVHALRTGSIGEPVAVAAATQSLGPESWHPSPEFLYALGGGPLFDLGPYYLTALVSLLGPVARVAAGTRRARDQRVIGSGPKAGTLFPVEVPTHVNALLDFPGSATASATFSFDSAVNRRMIEIIGTEGALSLPDPNTFDGPLLARGPGDADWRELPLAGTTAGRGIGVLDMARSIRAGTPHRASGELAYHVLELMSAISESGERSEFRPIASTAAAPEPLPAGWDPYAATLS, from the coding sequence TTGAGCAACGGCCCGGTCGGCGTCGCCATCGTCGGCGCCGGAGTCATCAGCGGCCAATACCTCCGCAACCTCAACTCCTTCCCCGACGTGCGCGTGGTCGCCGTCGCGGACCTCGACACCGACCGGGCCGCCACCGTGGCCAGGGAGCACGACGTACGCGTGTCCGGCACCCTCGGCGCCGTGCTCTCCCTGGCGGAGGTCGAGCTCGTCGTCAACCTCACCATCCCGGCCGCGCACGCGGCCGTCGCGCTGGAGTCGCTGCGCGCCGGCAAGCACGTGTACGGGGAGAAGCCCCTGGCCATGAACCTGGACGAGGCCGCGAAGGTCATGTCCGAGGCCGAGAGCCGGGGGCTGCGGGTGGGCGGCGCCCCCGACACCTTCCTCGGCGCCGGGCTGCAGTCCGCCGTTCACGCCCTGCGGACGGGCTCGATCGGCGAGCCGGTCGCCGTCGCGGCCGCCACGCAGAGCCTGGGCCCGGAGTCCTGGCACCCCAGCCCGGAGTTCCTGTACGCGCTCGGCGGCGGCCCGCTGTTCGACCTGGGCCCCTACTACCTGACCGCCCTGGTGTCCCTGCTCGGCCCGGTCGCCCGCGTGGCGGCCGGCACGCGCAGGGCCCGCGACCAGCGGGTCATCGGCTCCGGGCCGAAGGCGGGCACCCTGTTCCCGGTGGAGGTGCCCACCCACGTCAACGCCCTGCTGGACTTCCCCGGCTCGGCCACGGCGTCGGCCACCTTCAGCTTCGACTCGGCCGTGAACCGCCGGATGATCGAGATCATCGGCACCGAGGGCGCGCTGTCGCTGCCGGACCCCAACACGTTCGACGGCCCGCTGCTCGCCCGCGGCCCCGGCGACGCCGACTGGCGGGAGCTGCCGCTGGCGGGCACCACGGCGGGGCGCGGCATCGGCGTGCTGGACATGGCCAGGTCGATCCGCGCGGGCACGCCGCACCGCGCGTCGGGCGAGCTGGCCTACCACGTGCTGGAGCTGATGTCGGCGATCAGCGAGTCGGGCGAGCGGTCGGAGTTCAGGCCCATCGCCTCCACGGCGGCGGCGCCGGAGCCGCTGCCCGCGGGCTGGGACCCGTACGCCGCCACGCTGTCCTGA
- a CDS encoding DinB family protein translates to MALPRPPFVADERTQLLGWLDLQRSIVRWKCEGLSEEDAHRSVLPDSPLMTPAGLISHLRWTEHTWFEVLFLGGDSAVNPAFDESVEDADMRVAGVPLARLLDEYERQCQTSNEIVAAHSFDDVGKHPDFRSAHATLRWMLIHMVEETARHAGHLDTIRELLDGTKGYY, encoded by the coding sequence ATGGCTCTCCCCCGCCCTCCCTTCGTCGCCGATGAACGCACGCAACTGCTCGGCTGGCTCGACCTGCAACGCTCGATCGTGCGATGGAAGTGCGAGGGCCTGTCGGAGGAGGACGCCCACCGCTCGGTGCTGCCCGACTCGCCGCTCATGACGCCCGCGGGCCTGATCTCGCATCTGCGCTGGACCGAGCACACCTGGTTCGAGGTGCTGTTCCTCGGCGGCGACTCGGCCGTCAACCCCGCTTTCGACGAGTCGGTCGAGGATGCCGACATGCGCGTGGCAGGCGTCCCCCTGGCCCGTCTCCTCGACGAGTACGAGCGCCAGTGCCAGACCTCCAACGAGATCGTCGCCGCCCACTCCTTCGACGACGTGGGCAAGCACCCCGACTTCCGCTCGGCGCATGCCACGCTGCGCTGGATGCTCATCCACATGGTCGAGGAGACCGCCAGGCACGCCGGCCACCTCGACACGATCAGGGAGCTGCTGGACGGCACCAAGGGCTACTACTGA
- the xylA gene encoding xylose isomerase: MTAFTPTPDDRFAFGLWTVGWQARDPFGDASRPALDPVETVHRLAELGAHGVSFHDDDLLAVEPDRDKAIAAFRKALDETGMKVPAATTNLFTHPVFKDGAFTSNDRDVRRYALRKVMRNLDLAASLGAKTYVCWGGREGAESDAAKDVKAAMSRYKEALDVICQYVIDKGYDIRFAIEPKPNEPRGDILLPTIGHALALINELEHPEMVGVNPEVGHEQMAGLNFVHGIAQALWHGKLFHIDLNGQHGPKYDQDLIFGHGDLKSAFFLVDLLETHGYDGPLVFDYKPLRTDDPQDVWDSAAANMRTYLILKEKSRVFRADPEVQEALRNSRVDELARPTLAAGETWQDLAKDDFDVEAAAARGFHFTRLNQLALEHLMGVRG, encoded by the coding sequence ATGACCGCTTTCACGCCGACCCCTGACGACCGCTTCGCCTTCGGCCTCTGGACCGTGGGCTGGCAGGCCCGCGACCCGTTCGGCGACGCCTCCCGCCCCGCGCTCGACCCGGTGGAGACCGTGCACCGCCTGGCCGAGCTGGGCGCCCACGGCGTCAGCTTCCACGACGACGACCTGCTCGCCGTCGAGCCCGACCGGGACAAGGCCATCGCCGCCTTCAGGAAGGCCCTGGACGAGACCGGCATGAAGGTCCCCGCGGCCACCACGAACCTGTTCACCCACCCGGTGTTCAAGGACGGCGCCTTCACCAGCAACGACCGCGACGTACGCCGGTACGCCCTGCGCAAGGTCATGCGCAACCTCGACCTGGCCGCCTCGCTCGGCGCGAAGACGTACGTGTGCTGGGGCGGGCGCGAGGGCGCCGAGTCCGACGCCGCCAAGGACGTCAAGGCCGCGATGTCGCGCTACAAGGAGGCGCTGGACGTCATCTGCCAGTACGTCATCGACAAGGGCTACGACATCCGCTTCGCCATCGAGCCCAAGCCGAACGAGCCCCGCGGCGACATCCTCCTGCCCACGATCGGCCACGCCCTGGCCCTGATCAACGAGCTGGAGCACCCCGAGATGGTGGGCGTCAACCCGGAGGTCGGCCACGAGCAGATGGCCGGGCTCAACTTCGTCCACGGCATCGCCCAGGCCCTCTGGCACGGCAAGCTCTTCCACATCGACCTCAACGGCCAGCACGGCCCCAAGTACGACCAGGACCTGATCTTCGGCCACGGCGACCTGAAGAGCGCGTTCTTCCTGGTGGACCTGCTGGAGACGCACGGCTACGACGGCCCGCTGGTCTTCGACTACAAGCCGCTGCGCACCGACGACCCCCAGGACGTGTGGGACTCGGCCGCGGCGAACATGCGCACGTACCTGATCCTCAAGGAGAAGTCGCGCGTCTTCCGCGCCGACCCCGAGGTGCAGGAGGCCCTGCGCAACTCCCGCGTGGACGAGCTGGCCCGGCCCACGCTGGCCGCCGGCGAGACCTGGCAGGACCTGGCCAAGGACGACTTCGACGTCGAGGCGGCCGCCGCCCGCGGCTTCCACTTCACCCGGCTCAACCAGCTCGCGCTCGAGCACCTCATGGGGGTACGCGGATGA
- a CDS encoding YciI family protein, with protein sequence MVMIYGNAETWESFPAEEAERAIEQQDAFNRKYAETGELLLAYGNADAAEARTVRVRGGVPAVTDGPYLETKEYLASWYLLDVPDERRALEIAAEVPFASVGAVEVWPVPHEAPGNRL encoded by the coding sequence ATGGTCATGATCTACGGCAACGCCGAGACGTGGGAGTCGTTCCCGGCCGAGGAGGCCGAGCGGGCCATCGAGCAGCAGGACGCGTTCAACCGCAAGTACGCCGAGACGGGCGAGCTGCTCCTCGCGTACGGGAACGCCGACGCGGCGGAGGCGAGGACCGTGCGCGTGCGCGGCGGCGTGCCCGCCGTGACCGACGGCCCCTACCTGGAGACCAAGGAGTACCTGGCGAGCTGGTACCTGCTGGACGTGCCGGACGAGCGCCGGGCCCTGGAGATCGCCGCCGAGGTGCCGTTCGCGTCGGTCGGCGCGGTGGAGGTGTGGCCGGTGCCTCACGAGGCGCCGGGCAACCGGCTCTGA
- a CDS encoding ROK family transcriptional regulator, with protein MRARNLAVVLATIHRSGPHTRAALAERTGLTKTTVSSLVADLLEAGVVTESGTVRGGERGRPGVAVSLSGHRVAALGLEINIDYLAACVVDLTRTVRLRRVRRADNRNSDPGRILEELRDLVKDVTAEAEAGGLRLIGAALAVPGTVEGGVLRSAPHLGWRDVRVADLVELPFEIDNEANLAALGELWFGAREPDFLYVSGEIGIGAGLVVEGAVFRGTFGLAGELGHVVVVPDGPVCRCGGRGCLEVYAGQDALLGELASVGDLVARLESGDAEALKACERAGRALGVALTSAVHLLDPGRIVLGGIFAPLFRWLEGPVSEGLRARLGQMRGTPPALVVSGTGGDAAVLGAAGLIIQQILAEPAQMLGL; from the coding sequence ATGCGCGCCCGTAACCTGGCCGTAGTCCTGGCGACCATCCACCGGTCAGGACCGCACACCCGCGCGGCTCTGGCGGAGAGGACCGGGCTCACCAAGACCACCGTATCCAGCCTGGTCGCGGACCTGCTGGAGGCGGGCGTGGTAACCGAGAGCGGCACCGTGCGGGGCGGCGAGCGGGGGCGGCCCGGCGTGGCGGTCAGCCTGAGCGGGCACCGGGTGGCCGCGCTGGGGCTGGAGATCAACATCGACTACCTGGCGGCGTGCGTGGTGGACCTCACGCGTACCGTGCGGCTGCGGCGGGTGCGGCGTGCCGACAACCGCAACTCCGATCCGGGACGGATCCTGGAGGAGCTGCGTGACCTGGTGAAGGACGTCACGGCGGAGGCCGAGGCCGGCGGGCTGCGGCTGATCGGGGCGGCCCTGGCCGTACCGGGCACGGTCGAGGGCGGGGTGCTGCGGAGCGCGCCGCACCTCGGATGGCGGGACGTGCGGGTGGCTGACCTGGTGGAGCTGCCCTTCGAGATCGACAACGAGGCGAACCTCGCGGCGCTCGGGGAGCTGTGGTTCGGCGCGCGCGAGCCGGACTTCCTCTACGTGTCCGGCGAGATCGGCATCGGCGCCGGCCTGGTGGTCGAGGGGGCGGTGTTCAGGGGCACGTTCGGGCTGGCGGGCGAGCTGGGGCACGTGGTGGTCGTGCCGGACGGGCCGGTCTGCCGGTGCGGCGGGCGGGGGTGCCTGGAGGTCTACGCCGGGCAGGACGCGCTGCTCGGCGAGCTGGCCTCGGTCGGCGACCTGGTGGCGCGGCTGGAGTCCGGCGACGCGGAGGCCCTGAAGGCGTGCGAGCGGGCCGGGAGGGCGCTGGGCGTGGCGCTCACCTCGGCCGTGCACCTGCTGGACCCGGGCAGGATCGTGCTCGGCGGCATCTTCGCGCCGCTGTTCCGGTGGCTGGAGGGGCCGGTGTCGGAGGGGCTGCGGGCGCGGCTGGGGCAGATGCGGGGGACGCCGCCGGCGCTGGTGGTCTCGGGGACGGGCGGCGACGCGGCCGTGCTGGGCGCGGCCGGCCTGATCATCCAGCAGATCCTCGCCGAGCCCGCCCAGATGCTCGGGCTGTGA